One Carassius carassius chromosome 20, fCarCar2.1, whole genome shotgun sequence DNA segment encodes these proteins:
- the LOC132096910 gene encoding gastrula zinc finger protein XlCGF8.2DB-like, translated as MEFIKEENDDDTCHQCGKSFTSKRNLKVHMRIHTGEKPFTCPQCGKSFRQKECFMIHIRVHTGEKPFACQLCEKSFTSRGSLNIHLRVHNIEKPFKCPECEKSFGRKDHFDRHMRVHSGENPFSCPHCEKYFFAKTNLESHIRIHTGERPFTCDQCGKSYKWSSSLRIHKLFHSGEKPFKCDQCDKRFVLEKDLKAHMKTHTKEKPYLCSVCGKSFAWLIRFKDHLKIHSGVKEYLCKDCGKSFTAATQLKVHRRIHTGEKPYKCSHCEKSFKQSGALKDHERIHTGEKPFQCLPCGRRFTHSKTAMMHRKKHCPKLKSV; from the coding sequence atggagtttattaaagaggagaatgATGATGATACATgccatcagtgtggaaagagcttcacaAGTAAAAGAAACCTCAAAGtacacatgagaattcacactggagagaaaccgttcacatgccctcagtgtggaaagagtttcagacaGAAAGAATGCTTTATGATTCACATAAGggttcacaccggagagaagccaTTTGCGTGTCAGCTGTGTGAAAAAAGTTTCACAAGTCGAGGAAGTCTTAACATTCACTTAAGGGTTCACAATATTGAGAAACCATTCAAGTGCCCTGAGTGTGAAAAGAGTTTTGGACGTAAAGACCACTTCGATCGTCACATGCGAGTTCACAGTGGAGAAAATCCATTCTCATGTCCTCATTGTGAGAAGTATTTTTTTGCTAAAACCAACCTTGAGAGTCACATacgaattcacactggagagaggccgttcacatgtgatcagtgtgggaagagttACAAATGGTCAAGTAGTCTCAGAATTCATAAACTCTTTCACTCCGGAGAAAAGCCATTTAAGTGTGATCAGTGCGATAAAAGGTTTGTCCTGGAAAAAGACCTAAAGGCCCACATGAAAACTCACACTAAAGAAAAGCCTTACTTGTGTTCTGtttgtggaaagagttttgcatGGCTGATACGTTTTAAAGACCATCTGAAAATACACTCTGGTGTGAAAGAGTATTTGTGCAAAGACTGTGGTAAATCTTTTACTGCAGCCACTCAGCTGAAAGTGCACCGCAGGATCCAtactggagaaaaaccttacaaATGTTCACATTGTGAGAAGAGTTTCAAACAGTCAGGAGCCCTAAAAGACCACGAgagaatccacactggagagaaaccattccAGTGCCTTCCATGCGGCAGGAGATTCACTCATTCCAAAACTGCAATGATGCACAGAAAGAAGCATTGCCCAAAACTGAAGTCAGTATGA
- the LOC132096903 gene encoding interferon-inducible GTPase 5-like, translating into MILYLFFSKIAMMDDFYMITQEDLEDIKESISTQDLPTAVNTIKEFLEKQDHVELNVGVTGESGSGKSTFVNAFRGLGDEEDGSAQTGPVETTMEPEAYFHPKYKNVKVWDLPGIGTPNFKADEYLKLVEFERYDFFIIIASDRFRECHTQLAKEIMRMKKTFYFVRSKIDSSIEAEKRKKSFDQKKTLDTIREDCENGLRKIGIEDPIVFLISNFQLGNYDLNLLQERMEQELPQHKRRVLMLALPNITLEINEKKKKALEENIGKVALLSALVATVPVPGLSVIADLAIVTREIETYYKVFGLDDPSLQKLCERSGKTIEEFKSLMKSPLSGGINPASILSLAGAASLVVAENAVEYVVSLVPLLGSVVAGGMSYMTVSTMLKRALNDIAEDARNVLMASVQTEV; encoded by the exons atgattttgtatttatttttttctaagatAGCTATGATGGATGATTTCTATATGATAACTCAGGAGGACCTGGAAGATATTAAAGAATCCATTTCTACTCAGGATCTCCCAACAGCGGTAAACACGATCAAAGAATTCCTTGAAAAACAGGATCATGTAGAACTTAACGTTGGTGTGACAGGGGAGTCTGGTTCTGGAAAGTCCACGTTTGTCAATGCATTCAGGGGTTTAGGGGATGAAGAAGACGGCTCTGCTCAAACTGGCCCTGTAGAAACCACTATGGAGCCTGAAGcttattttcatccaaaatacaaaaatgtgaaaGTGTGGGATCTTCCTGGCATTGGAACACCAAACTTTAAAGCCGATGAGTACCTTAAACTGGTTGAGTTTGAACGCTATGATTTTTTCATCATCATTGCTTCAGATCGGTTCAGAGAATGCCACACTCAGCTGGCCAAAGAGATCATGAGAATGAAGAAAACGTTTTATTTTGTTCGTTCCAAGATTGACTCAAGCATTGAAGCTGAGAAGAGGAAGAAGAGTTTTGACCAGAAAAAGACACTGGATACTATTCGAGAGGACTGTGAAAATG GTCTGAGAAAGATCGGTATAGAGGATCCTATTGTGTTCCTGATCTCTAACTTTCAGCTCGGCAACTATGATTTAAATCTTCTGCAGGAGAGAATGGAGCAAGAGCTTCCACAGCATAAGAGACGTGTGCTGATGTTGGCTTTACCGAATATCACACTGGAGATCaatgagaaaaagaagaaagctCTAGAGGAAAACATTGGAAAAGTTGCCTTATTGTCTGCTTTGGTGGCTACAGTCCCTGTTCCTGGTCTTTCAGTTATTGCTGATTTAGCTATTGTAACCAGGGAGATAGAAACATACTACAAAGTCTTTGGTCTGGATGATCCTTCCCTGCAGAAGCTCTGTGAAAGATCTGGAAAGACCATTGAGGAATTCAAAAGTCTTATGAAATCGCCACTGAGTGGTGGGATAAATCCAGCTTCAATATTATCCTTAGCAGGTGCTGCATCTCTGGTTGTGGCTGAAAATGCAGTTGAGTATGTTGTGAGTCTTGTACCCTTACTTGGTTCTGTGGTGGCAGGAGGAATGTCCTATATGACAGTCTCAACAATGCTGAAGAGAGCTCTGAATGACATAGCAGAAGATGCCAGAAACGTGCTAATGGCTTCAGTGCAGACTGAAGTGTAA